CGCGATAAACGTGTTGACGATGCCCGGGATCACCAGCTTCAAGGCTTGCGGCAGAATCACCAGGCCCATGCTGCGCCAGTAACCCAAACCCATCGCGGCAGCCGCTTCGTACTGGCCCTTGGGAATCGCCTGCAAGCCACCACGCACCACCCTCAGCCACGTAGGCCGACTGGAACAGGATCACGCCGATCAATGCGCGCAGCAATTTGTCGATGCCCATGCCTTCGGGCAGGAACAACGGCAACATCACCGATGACATGAACAGCACGGTGATCAACGGCACGCCACGCCAGAACTCGATGAAGGTCACGCAAATGACCCGAATCGCCGGCATGTTCGAGCGCCGCCCCAGTGCCAACACAATGCCCAACGGCAAGGCGCCGGCGATACCGACGGTGGCGATCACCAGGGTCAGCATCAAGCCGCCCCATTGGCTGGTTGCCACGTTGGTCAGGCCGAAGATCCCACCGTGCAGCAAGAAGTAGGCAATGATCGGGTACAGCACCAGAAAGCCCAGGCCGTAGACCGCCTTGCGCTGGAAGCGCGAGATGAACAACGGCGCCACGCCCACAATGGCCAGCCACACGGTCAGGTCCACGCGCCAGCGCAGGTCGCCGGGGTAGTAGCCGTACATGAACTGCCCGAAACGCTGCTGGATAAACACCCAGCAGGCGCCTTCCTTGGTGCAATCGGCGCGCGTGGTGCCAACCCAGTTGGCGTCCAGGATGGCCCAATGCAGGATCGGCGGCACCACCAGGTACACCAGGTAAAACGCGAACAACGTCAGCAGGGTGTTGAGCCAACTGGAAAACAGGTTGGCGCGCATCCATGCCACTGGGCCGAAGACTTTGCTCGGCGGCGGCATATCAGGTTTGAAAGTATGCGTACTCATGCGTGTTTCCTCACCGCTCGATCAGCGCAATGCGCTTGTTGTACCAGTTCATCAGCAGCGAAATGCTGATGCTGATCGCCAGGTACACGCTCATGGTGATGGCAATGACTTCGATGGCCTGGCCGGTCTGGTTGAGCACCGTGCCGGCAAACAACGAAACCATTTCCGGGTAACCGATACCGGCCGCCAGGGACGAGTTTTTCGCCAGGTTCAGGTATTGGCTGGTCAGCGGCGGAATGATCACCCGCAGGGCTTGCGGGATGATGACCTTACGCAGCGTCGGCCCAGGGCGCAGGCCCAGGGAGCGTGCGGCTTCGGTCTGGCCGTGGCTGACGGACTTGATGCCCGAACGCACGATCTCGGCAATAAACGCTGCCGTGTAGACGGTAAGCGCCAGGGTCAGTGCCAGCAGCTCAGGGATCAATACCCAGCCGCCGACAAAGTTGAAGCCTTGCAGCTTCGGCATTTCCCAGTGCAGCGGTGCACCGAAGATCAAGGCACACAACGCCGGGATCACAATGAACAGCGCAAGGCCGGTCCAGAATTTATGGAACGGGACACCGGTCGCTTCGAAGCGTTTGTTGGCCCAACGCGCCATCAACACGATTGCCACGATGGCAACCACAATGCTGACCACAAACGGCCAGAACCCATCAGCGGCAATCGCTGCCGGCATGTTCAGGCCACGGCTGCTGACAAAGAAGGTATCGCCGAAGTTATGGCTGTTGCGCGGCCCCGGCATGGTCAGGAACACCGCGAAATACCAGAACAGGATTTGCAGCAACGGCGGAATGTTGCGGAACACTTCCACGTACACGGTCGCCAGCTTGTTGATCATCCAGTTAGGCGACAAACGGGCCACGCCGATGATGAAACCCAGCAGGGTCGCCAGGATCACGCCAATCACGGTGACCAGCAAGGTGTTGAGCAGGCCGATCACAAAGACGCGGGCATAGCTGTCCGACTCGGTGTAATCGATCAAATGCTGCGCGATGCCGAAGCCGGCACTGCGTTCAAGAAAGTCGAAACCCGAGGTAATGCCCCGGTGTTGAAGGTTGGTCTGGGTATTGTCGAAGAGGTACCAGCCCAGCGAGACCACCGCCACAATCGTGATGATCTGGAAGAGCCACGCACGCACTTTGGGATCGCTGAAGCTGAGCTTCTGCTTTGGTGCGCCGATTTGATTTTTGCATGAAGTGCCCCGGAAAGAATGGAACAGAACATCACCCGGCGGTTGGCCCACCGGGTGACAGAACCATCAGCGATCAGCGCACAGGTGGTGCGTATTGAATGCCGCCGTTGTTCCACAGTGCGTTCAGGCCACGGTCGATTTCCAGCGGGGTGCTCTTGCCCAGGTTGCGCTCGAACATTTCACCGTAGTTACCGACTTGCTTGACGATCTGTACGACCCAGTCTTTCTTCACTTTCAGGTCTTTGCCGTATTCGCCATCAGCACCCAGCAGACGGGCTACGTCCGGGTTCTTGGTGGACTT
The Pseudomonas poae DNA segment above includes these coding regions:
- a CDS encoding amino acid ABC transporter permease, which encodes MFHSFRGTSCKNQIGAPKQKLSFSDPKVRAWLFQIITIVAVVSLGWYLFDNTQTNLQHRGITSGFDFLERSAGFGIAQHLIDYTESDSYARVFVIGLLNTLLVTVIGVILATLLGFIIGVARLSPNWMINKLATVYVEVFRNIPPLLQILFWYFAVFLTMPGPRNSHNFGDTFFVSSRGLNMPAAIAADGFWPFVVSIVVAIVAIVLMARWANKRFEATGVPFHKFWTGLALFIVIPALCALIFGAPLHWEMPKLQGFNFVGGWVLIPELLALTLALTVYTAAFIAEIVRSGIKSVSHGQTEAARSLGLRPGPTLRKVIIPQALRVIIPPLTSQYLNLAKNSSLAAGIGYPEMVSLFAGTVLNQTGQAIEVIAITMSVYLAISISISLLMNWYNKRIALIER